A window of Microbispora hainanensis genomic DNA:
CACGTACGTGTCGAGCGGCACGCCGTACTGGAGGCCGATCGAGATCGCCACGGAGAAGGCGTCCATCACGCCCGCGAGGGTCGAGCCCTGCTTGGACATCTTGAGGAAGACCTCGCCGAGACCGTCGTCGGGGTAGGACGAGGCGGTCATGTAGCCCTTGGCGCCGCCCACCGTGAAGCGGGTGGTGGTGCTCGGCCGCTGGTTGGGCATCCGCCGCCTGGTCGGCCGCGCGACCTCCACGACCTGGACGACCGGCTCCTTGTCCGCCGCCTCTGCGGGGGCCTCCTCGGAGGTCTTCTTCGCGACCGACAGCGGCTGGCCGACCTTGCAGTTGTCGCGGTAGACGGCCAGGGCCTTGAGGCCGAGCTTCCAGCCCTCCAGGTAGACCTGCTCGATGTCGTCCACGGTGGCCGACTCGGGCAGGTTGACGGTCTTGGAGATGGCGCCGGACAGGAACGGCTGGACGGCCGCCATCATCCGGACGTGGCCCATCGGGGCGATGGCCCGCTCGCCCATCGCGCAGTCGAACACCTCGTAGTGCTCCGGCCGCAGGCCGGGGGCGTCCACGACGTGGCCGTGCTCGGCGATGTACTCGACGATGGCCTCGACCTGCTCCTCCGGGTAGCCGAGCCGGCGCAGCGCCCGCGGGATCGTCTGGTTGACGATCTGCATCGAGCCGCCGCCGACGAGCTTCTTGAACTTCACCAGCGCCAGGTCGGGCTCGATGCCGGTGGTGTCGCAGTCCATCATCAGGCCGATGGTGCCGGTCGGGGCGAGCAGCGACGCCTGGGCGTTGCGGTAGCCGTTCTTCTCGCCCAGCTTGAGGCACTCCTGCCACTGCCGGGTGGCCTCGGTGTGCAGGGCCTTGTCCATGTCGCCGAGCGTGCGCAGGTCGTCGTTGGCCGCGGCGTGCTTGCGCATGACCCGCTTGTGCGGCTCGGCGTTGCGCTGGTAGCCGTCGTACGGGCCGACGATCCCGGCGATCTCGGCCGAGCGGCGGTAGGACACGGCGGTCATCAGCGATGTGATCCCGGCCGCGATGGCCCGGCCGCCGTCGGAGTCGTACGCGTGCCCGGTCGCCATCAGCAGCGCGCCCAGGTTGGCGTAGCCGATGCCGAGCTGGCGGTACGCCCGGGTGGTCTCGGCGATCTTCTGCGTCGGGAAGTCGGCGAAGGTGATCGAGATGTCCATCGCGGTGATGATCAGCTCGGTGACCTTCACGAAGGTCGCGACGTCGAAGGAGTCGTCGTCGCGCAGGAACTTCAGCAGGTTGATCGACGCGAGGTTGCACGAGGAGTTGTCCAGGTGGACGTACTCCGAGCAGGGGTTGCTGGCCGTGATGCGCCCGGTCTCGGGGCAGGTGTGCCAGTCGTTGATCGTGTCGTCGTACTGCAGGCCGGGGTCGGCGCACTCCCAGGCGGCCTGGGCCATCTTGCGGAACAGCGACCGCGCCTCGACCTCTTCGATGACCTCGCCGGTCAGCCGGGCCCGCAGGCCGAACTTGTCGCCCGCCTCGACGGCCCGCATGAACTCGTCGGAGACCCGCACCGAGTTGTTGGCGTTCTGGTACTGCACGGACACGATGTCCTTGCCGCCGAGGTCCATGTCGAACCCGGCGTCGCGCAGCGCGCGGATCTTGTCCTCTTCGCGCGCCTTGGTCTCGATGAACTCCTCGATGTCGGGGTGGTCCACGTCGAGGACGACCATCTTGGCCGCCCGGCGGGTGGCGCCGCCCGACTTGATGGTGCCGGCGGAGGCGTCGGCGCCGCGCATGAAGGACACCGGGCCGCTGGCCGTGCCGCCGCTGGACAGCAGTTCCTTGGACGAGCGGATGCGGGAGAGGTTGACCCCGGAGCCGGAGCCGCCCTTGAAGATGACGCCCTCTTCCTTGTACCAGTCGAGGATCGACTCCATCGTGTCGTCCACGGCCAGGATGAAGCAGGCGCTCACCTGCTGGGGGGAGCGGGTGCCGACGTTGAACCACACCGGGGAGTTGAAGCTGAAGACCTGGTGGATCAGCGCGTGCTTGAGCTCGTGGTCGAAGATCTCCGCGTCCTCGTCGGAGGCGAAGTAGCCGTTCTCGACGCCGGTCCTGGTGTAGACGCCCACGACCCGGTCGACGAGCTGCTTGAGGCTCGACTCGCGCTGCGGGGTGCCCACCGCCCCGCGGAAGTACTTGGTGGTGACGATGTTGGCCGCGTTGACCGACCAGAAGTCCGGGAACTCCACGCCGTGCTGCTCGAAGTTGACCGAGCCGTCCCGCCAGTTCGTCATCACGACGTCGCGCCGCTCCCAGCGGACCTCGTCGTACGGGTGGACACCCGGGGTGGTGAAGATGCGCTTCATCTTCAGGCCCTTGCGCGGGCGCTTGCCCGGGCGACCCCCCGCACCCGACACCGTGCCGCTCACGGTCTCCGTCATGACTTCCCCCTCCCAGGGCCCGATGGAGCCCCTTCTCCGGACCACGCTCGTTGAAACCACATAGTCGCGGTGCGCCGTCGCGCCCCGCCCGCCTCGTCCCGGTCCCCCGGAAGGCGTCTTATTCCTCGCCCCCGGTGCCATGGGCTGCGGTGCCGTGGGCCGCGCGGAGCCGCTCGATCTCCGCCTCGAAGTCCGCCAGCGTCTCGAAGCTGCGGTAGACCGACGCGAAGCGCAGGTAGGCCACCTCGTCGAGATCGCGGAGCGGGCCCAGGATGGCCAGGCCGACCTCGTGGGAGGCGATCTCGGCCGCGCCCGTGCCCCGGATGCTCTCCTCGACGCGCTGCCCGAGCTGGGCGAGGGAGTCCTCGCTGACCGGGCGCCCCTGACAGGCCCGCCGCACGCCGGCGATGACCTTCTCGCGGGAGAACGGCTCGGTGACTCCGCTGCGCTTGCTCACCATCAGCAGTACGGTCTCCTGCGTGGTGAACCTGCGCCCGCACTCGGGACAGGTGCGCCGGCGACGGATCGCCGCCCCGTCCTCTGCCGCGCGGCTGTCCACGACCCGGGTGTCCGGGTGGCGACAGAACGGACAGTGCACTTCATCGCCTCCCTGAACGCACATCCCCGAACACAAGGTGTGGTGAACTTACACCGGTGTGACTACTAGATGTTGTGGTCCAACCGTAGGAGCGCCCGACCTTGAACGCAAGTCGAACCGGCCTTGGGCAAGGAAGTCCCTGCTCCGCCCGCGTGTCGCACCCCGGGTCACGGCCGCATCACGCGCCCCGGCCGTCGTGGAATAGGCCGTTTACGCGCCTTTTCCCGGCCGCTTTTCGTACGGCTTCTGACCTGCGCCTACAGCGGCCGAAGAAGATCGGGGAAATCGAACACGGGATCGATCGAACTCCCGTACGATGAAGGCGGACGGCGAGATCGGCGATTTCGCTGGATATCGAACAATTGTTTGACGGTGATCTTGAATCGCGGTACGGTCGCTCTGTGCGACACGAGGAACACGGATTGAGAGGTGGCATCGTGAGTGACCGAAGTGAGCAGGCGAATGGCGTCAGCGACCTCGCGGTTCGCAGGCGCGACTCGCTTGGCCTCACCCCCAGGCAGCGGAAGATTCTCGAGGTGATCCGCGACTCGGTCCAGCAGCGCGGTTATCCGCCGTCCATGCGGGAGATCGGGGAAGCGGTCCAGCTGACCAGCACCTCCAGCGTGTCGCACCAGCTCACGGCGCTCCAGCGTAAGGGCTACCTCCGGCGTGATCCCCATCGGCCCCGGGCCCTGGAGGTCCGGCTGCCGGGCGAGCCGGTGCTGTGGGTGGACCCCGACGCCACCTCCGAGGAGGAGCCCGGGTTCAGCCGGCCCACCGCGGCCTACGTGCCGCTGGTCGGCCGCATCGCGGCCGGTGGGCCCATCCTCGCCGAGCAGAGCATCGAGGACGTGTTCGCCCTGCCCAAGCAGCTCGTGGGCGAGGGCACGCTGTTCCTGCTCCAGGTCTCCGGCGACTCGATGATCGAGGCCGCCATCGCCGACGGCGACTGGGTCGTGGTCCGGCAGCAGCCGGTCGCCGACAACGGCGACATCGTGGCCGCGATGATCGACGGCGAGGCCACCGTGAAGACCTTCAAGCGCAAGGACGGGCACGTGTGGCTGGTGCCGCACAACCCCAACTACGAGCCGATCCCGGGCGACGAGGCCACCGTGCTCGGCAAGGTCACGGCTGTCCTTCGCAAGCTGTAGCCGCGCCGGCGCCCCGCGGCACGACGGGATCGCGGGGCGCGGCGGCCGCCTTTTCGGCGGTCGTCAACCGGCAATTAGGGTGAGTCGGATGAAGCTCGACTCCCTCTCCCTCGACGCGGCCCGGGGCCGTGACGGAATCAAGTGGGCGCAGGCCGCGCCCGGCGTCATCCCCGCCTGGGTCGCCGACATGGACTTCCCCGTGCCCGACGTGGTCACGGAGGCCATAGCGCGACGCGCCGCCAAGGACCTCGGCTATCCCGCCTGGCTGGACACCCCGACCGCGGGACCACTGGCGGAGGCGTTCGCCGAGCGGATGGAGACGCGGCACGGCTGGCGGGCCGATCCGGCCCACGTGCGGTCCTTCACCGACCTCAACCAGGCTCTCCAGGTGCTGCTGCACGTCCTGACCGAGCCCGGCGACGCCGTGGCACTGCACGTCCCCGCCTACGACCCCTTCCTCACCACCATCACCGGGATGAACCGCCGCCTGGTGCCCATGCCGCTGACGGCCGACGGCAGGTTCGAGGTCCCCGGAGAGCCCGTCAGTGTGCTCCTGCTGGTCAACCCGCAGAACCCGTCGGGCCGTTCGTTCACCCGTGAGGAGCTCGAAGGCGTCGCCGCGTACGCCGATCGGCACGGCACGCTGGTGATCGCCGACGAGATCCACGCCGACCTGACGTACGCCCCGAAGCGGCACATCCCGTTCGCCACGATCCTCCCCGAGCGCACGGTCACGCTGACCTCCGCCAGCAAGGCCTTCAACATGGGCGGACTGCACTGCTCGGTGGCCCACCTCGGCGCGAAGGAGGCCAGGGACGCACTCGGCCGCCAGCCCGCCCACATCTTCGGCGCGCCCAGCGTGCTCGGGGTGGAGGCCACGGTGGCCGCCTGGCGGCACGGCGACGCGTGGCTGGAGGAGGTGCTGGCGATCCTCGACCGCAACCGCAGGCTCGTCGCCGAGCGGCTCCCGTCGGTCGGCTACCGCGTTCCCGAGGCCACCTATCTCGCGTGGCTCGACTTCGGGGTGCCCGGCGCGGCGGCGTTCGTCGAGCGGGAGGCCCGGGTCAGGCTCAACCCGGGCCCGATGTACGGAGGCGGCGACACCTTCGCCCGCCTCAACTTCGCGACATCGGCGGCGATCCTGGAGGAGATCCTGTCGAGGATCGCCGCCGTGCTGACGTGACGCGCCCGCTCAGCTCGCCGTACAGGTGACCGAGGACGGAACGCCGTTGCTGCCCGACCAGCTTCCGTTGAAGCCGAACGCGGTCGAGGCGCCGGCGCCCAGCGTGCCGTTGTAGGACATGTTCGTCACCGTGACGTTGGACCCGCTCGCGCTGAGCGTGCCGTTCCAGAGCTGCGTGATGCTCTGGCCGTTCGGGAAGGACCAGTTCACTGTCCAGCCCGAGATGGCCGACGAACCCGCCTTGACCGTGACCTCGCCCTGGAAGCCGCCGGGATACTCGTTGACGACCTTGTACGTGGCCGTGCAGGTCTTCCCGCCCGGCGACGAGGGAGACGCGGACGGCGACGGGGAGGGAGACGGCGAGGGAGACGGCGATGGGGAGGGCGACCGAGTCGGAGACGCCGACGGCGAGGCCGAGGGCGAGGGCGAGGGCGACACCGGCGGCGTCGGGGTGCCACCACCGCCGGTCGGCGGGATCAGGTAGGGCGAGATGATGCTCTGCTTGGCCTGGTCGACCGTCGCCCAGTCGTCCTTGAGAATGCCGCCCGTGTCACCCGAGTTGGGGTTCCACGACCAGTAGGTGAACGACATGCCGTTCACGCCGGTGCCCATGTACTTCATGAGCTCCTGGAGCCAGATCTTGTCGATGTTGCTGGCGAGCGTCGTGCCGAACTCGCCGACCATGATCGGGGCGATGTTCTGCTTGTAGAGGTAGCCCCAGTACTTGTCCCAGATGGCCGGCATGTTGGCCGGGTAGGACGGGTCGTCGAACCAGTTCTGGTGGAAGACCGAGGTGGCGTACTCGTGGGGCGAGTAGACGAGCCGGTTGGCCACGTTGAGCCGCACCGGATACTGCCCGGCCTTGGTGAGGTTGCCGCCCCACCAGCCGCAGTCCTCGTCGTTGCTGGGGTCGTTGTCCCAGACGTTGGACTCGCCGCCGCTCGGGCAGCTCACGCCCTCCACGAAGATCAGCCAGTTGGGCTGCACGGACAGGATCGCGTTGCCGGCCCGCTCGGCCGCCAGGCGCCAGTCGCGCGACTCGTCGCCGCAGCCCCAGCAGGAGCCCTTCGCGTTCGGGTTGGTGCCGTCGGCGTGCGGCTCGTTGTGCAGGTCGGCCCCGATGACGGTGGGGTTGCCCGCGTAGTGCTGGGCCAGCGACTTCCAGTCGTTGATCCAGGTCGACTCGGGGACGCCGGAGGTGTACCACAGCGCCGTCTGGCCCGCGCTGGTCGGGCGGTGCCGGTCGAGGATGATCCGCATGCCCTTCTGGCCCGCGTAGTCCACGACCTTGTCGAGGATCTGCAGCGGGGACAGGCCGATCAGGTCGGGGTTGGAGTAGGTGTTGACGCTCGTCGCCTGCGCGCCCGGCTTCAGCGCGTCGTCGGAGAACGGCACCCGGATGGTGTTGTAACCGAGGCTCGCCATGAGGTCGAGCTGGCTCTTCCACGGGTTGTTCGCCCACAACCCGTGGAAGGTCTTGTTGTCGGTCTCCATGCCGAACCAGTTGATGCCGGTCAGCCGGACCGTCGCGCCGGTGCTGTCGACGATCTTGTTCCCGCTGGTGTGCAGGTAGCCGGTGCCCGTGCCGGCGGCGTTAGCCGGTGACCCGGTGACGACGAGCACGGTCGCCGCAACCGCGGCGGCGGTCGTCAGCCCGCCGAGAATTCGTCTGTACAAGACGTGCCTCCCACGCGGGGCGCACGCCGACGGCGAGCCATACGGTCAGGCGCGCACCCCAGACCACCGCCGGAGCGGTGGTGGTCGCGGCATGCCCTGACCGCACGCCTACATCGATATGAACTGGTTTTGTGGCTCGGGCGTAATTTTGTCCGGAAGGCCAGTCCATCGTCAACGTCCCGTCACGGCACCATGCCCCGCAGGCAATCGAGCACCATGCTGTGCACGCAATCGAGCACCGTGCTGTGCACGCAATCGAGCACATGCCCCGCACGGCACCATGGCACCGTACGGGGGCACGGGGGCACGGGGGCACGGCGTCACGGCAGCGGCGGCAGCTCCGGCGGAGCGGCCGGCGGCCTGTCCTCGAGCGCCGCCAGGGCCAGCTCCACCGCCCGCGCCAGCTGGGGATCCCGCCCGGCGACCAGGTCCTGCGGCGTCGCGACGACCTCGACGTCCGGGTCGACGCCGTGGTTCTCGACGCCCCACCCCTCGCCCTCCAGCCAGAACGAGTAGCGCGGCTGCGTGACGACGGTCCCGTCCACGAGCGAGTAGCGCGAGTCGATGCCGATCACGCCGCCCCAGGTCCGCGTGCCCACGAGCGGCCCGATGCCGCGGTTCTTGATCCCGGCGCTGACGATGTCGCCGTCCGATCCGGCGAACTCGTCGGTGACGGCCACGACGGGCCCGCGAGGCGCGTCCTCGGGGTAGCGCCCCGGCTCGTATCCCCGGCTGAGCTGCCACCCGGTCACCCGTCGCTGCAGCTTCTCCAGCACCAGCTCGGAGACATGACCGCCGCCGTTGTCGCGGATGTCCACGACAAGCGCGTCGCGGTCCATCTCGGCGCGCAGGTCCCGGTGGAACTGCGCCCAGCCGGTGGACATCATGTCCGGCACGTGTAGGTAGCCGACCCGCCCGCCCGACGCCTCGCGCACGAACGCCCGCCGCCCGGCCACCCAGTCGTGGTAGCGCAGCCGCGTCTCGTCGGCGACCGGCCTGACGACGACCCTGCGGGTCTCGCCGCCGGAGCCGGGCCGTACGGTCAGCTCCACGGGCCGTCCCGCCATCCCGGACAGCAGCGCCAGCGGCCCGCGTACCGGGTCCACCGGGCGCCCGCCGACGGCGACGATCGCGTCGCCCTCGCGTACGGCGACGCCGGGCGCGAGCAGCGGCGAGCGGGCCTCGTGGTCGGAGGACTCCCCCGGCAGGATGCGGCGGATCCGCCACACCCCGCTCTCGTCCCGGGCGAGATCGGCGCCGAGGAGGCCCTGGCGGCGCCGTGGATCGCGGCCCGCGCCGACGGGCCGCGCGTACGCGTGCGAGGTGGCCAGCTCGCCCTGGACCTCCCAGAGCAGGTCGATCAGCTCGGAGTAGGCGCCGATCCGCTCGACGAGGGGGGCGTAGCGGTCGAGCGTGCCCGCCCAGTCGACACCGTTCATGTCCTCCCGCCAGAAGTGGTCGCGCATGAGCCGCCCGGCCTCGTTGTAGGCCTGCCGCCACTCGGCGACCGGGTCGATGGTCACGGCCACGCGGTCCAGGTCGATGGTGACGACCTCGTCGTCCTCGCCGGTGGAGCGGGTCTGCAGGCCGTGTGCGCCGGTGGCCACCAGGCGCGTGCCGTCGCCGCTGACCTCGAAGGCCCCGAACTCCCCGTCCAGCTCGGTGACCTTGCGCTTGACCAGGTCGTAGCGTTCGAGGACCGGCTCGCCGGGCTCGGTGCCGTCGCCGAGCTCGCCGGTGAGCGGGTGACACAGCCACAGCAGGCCGCCCTTGGCGGCGCGCAGGTTGGAGTAGACGCCCGCGGGCACCGGCACGGGCACGATCCGGGCAGCCAGCCCGTCGGCGTCCACCTCGGTCACCCGCGGCGGGTCGGACTTGCCGTCGCTCTTCGCGTCCTGGGTGTTCTCGGAGGCCCGGGAGTCCGCGCCGGCGTCGTCCTCCCCGCCGAAGCCGCGGCCGGTCAGCGAGGGATCGAACGGCGAGGGCGTCGTGGCCTTGAGCGGCACGAGATAGGGCCGGCAACTGGCGGGAAAGGACAGGTCGAAGACGTGCCTGTCGTAGACCGGGTTGAACGTGCGGTCGGACAGGAAGGCCAGGTGCTTGCCGTCCGTCGTGAAGGACGGGCTGTAGTCGTTGAAGCGCGGCGGGGTGACCTCGATCGTGGTGCTGCCGTCCACGCGGGCGAGCTTGAGGTGGTAGCGCCAGGGCTGGTAGGCATGCGCCCACGCGAGCCAGGCCGAGTCGGGCGAGAACGTGAGGTGCTGCACGTCGCCGTGGGTGGTGCGGTCGACCTCACGGACGTTCCCCGAGTCGAGGTCCACCACCAGCAGCCGCCCGTCGTGGGTGGCGACCGCCGCGTGCGTGCCGTCCGGCGCGGCGGCCAGGTCGAGCACCCGGCCGAGCTGCCCGGCGGCCAGGGTGCGGATCTCACCGCCCGGCGTGCCGATCTCCAGCGCGTCCTCGCCGGAGGCGTCCGACACCCAGACGGCCCGGCCGGTCTGCGACTGCGGGGAGGAGCCGAGAGTCCGCGGCAGCCGCACCCGGACGCCGGGCTCGGCGCGCAGCGTGCCTGCGGGGCCGTCGCGGTGGGTCAGCCAGTGGGCGGTGCCGCGGATCTCGACCACGCTGGCCCGCCCGGTGCGGTCCGGGGCGAAACCGCCGACGTTGTTCGGCGCCGGCCGCCTGGCCCTGGCCGGGCGCGGCCCGCTCAGCGTGATGTCCAGCCTGCGCGGCTCGGCGTCGAGGCTGTCCAGCAGCCACAGGTCGCCGGCGAGGCTGTAGACGACGCGGGAGCCGTCCGACGTGGCATGGCGCGCGTAGAAGCCGCGGTGCGTGGTGTGCTGCCGCAGGTCGGAGCCGTCGGGCAGGCAGGAGTAGAGGTTGCCGTCGCCGTCGGTGTCGGCGAGGAAGGCCAGGCGCTCGCCCACCCACATGACCGACCAGTGCTGCGCGGGATCGCCTTCGAACAGGCGGGTGAACTCGCCGTCGCCCGTCGCGTCCACCCAGATCTTGGCCGCCGTGCCGCCGCGGTATCGCTTCCACTGCGACGGCTCGCGCCAGATCGCCGACACGGTCGCCACCCTGGCGCCGCTCACCGCGGTCTCGCTGACCCTGCCGTACGGCAGGGCCGTCGCCGGGCCGCCGTCCAGCGGCACCGCGTGGGCCCACTGCCACGAGCGGGAGCCGTGACCCGCGGCGGTGACGGCCAGCACGTTCCCGTCCTCGGTCCAGCCGCGCACGCCCGTCATGGCGTCGCCCCAGTGGGTGAGCCGCGCGCCCTCGCCGCCCTCCAGGTCGGCGGCGAACACCTCGGGAGCGCCCTCAAGAGTGCTCGTCCAGGCGATGCGGGTGCCGTCAGGGGAGAACCGGGGATGCGAGACCTCGACCCGATCGGCCGTGAACCGCCACGCCCTGCCGCCTCCCGCGGGCGCCAGCCAGACGTCGTCGTCCGCCACGAACGTGAGGAGGTCGCCGTTCAGATGGGGGTATCTCAGGTATGCGCCATTAGCCACGTGCGCACCCTATTCCGAACGACGACGGCTCCGCCGTACCGGGCAGGTTCGATCACGGTACGGCGGAGCCGGGGTCACCCGTTACGGGACGACGTTGACGAGCTTGGGCGCCCGCACGATCACCTTGCGCGGCTCGCCGTCCAGGTAGGGGCGGACCTTGTCCGACGCCAGGGCCAGGGCCTGCAGGTCGGCCTCGGAGATGTCCGGGGAGACCTCCAGCCGGTCGCGGACCTTGCCCGCCACCTGCACCACCGCCGTGACCGACTCCTGGACCAGCAGCGCCGGGTCGGCCTCGGGCCAGCCGGCCTTGGCGACCGACGGCGCGTGCCCGAGCCGCTCCCAGCCCTCCTCCGCGCAGTACGGCGCGACCAGCGACAGCATGATCGCCAGGGTCTCGGCGGCCTCGCGGACGGCCGGGTCGGCCGCGCCGGGCCCGGAGTCGATCGCCCGGCGGGTGGCCGTGGTCAGCTCCATCATGCGGGCCACCGCGACGTTGAACCGGTAGCTCTCGACGAGCTTGGTCACCTCGTCGATGGTCCGGTGGGTCACCTTGCGCAGCTCGACGTCGCCGGTGGAGAAGTCCACGCCGGGCGCGCTGGCGGCACCGGCCTCGGCCATCACGCGGAACGCGCGGGCGAGGAACTTCTGCGACGCGGCCGGCGAGACGTCGGCCCAGTCGATGTCGTCCTCCGGCGGCCCGGCGAAGATCATCGTCAGCCGGACGGCGTCCACGCCGTACGTGTCGATCTGCTCGCCGAGGTCCACGCCGTTGCCCAGCGACTTCGACATCGCCTTGCCCCGGTTGATGACCTGGCCCTGGTTGAGCAGGCGCTCGAAGGGCTCGGTGAAGTCGACCAGGCCCATGTCGTGCAGGACCTTGGTGAAGAACCGCGCGTACAGCAGGTGGAGCACGGCGTGCTCGACGCCACCCACGTACTGGTCGATCGGCCCCCACTTGCGGACCTTCTCGACGTCGAACGGCCCGTCCTCGTAGTGCGGGTCGCAGTAACGCAGGTAGTACCACGACGAGTCGACGAAGGTGTCCATCGTGTCGGTGTCCCGCTGGGCGGGGCCGCCGCACTTGGGGCACGCGACGTTGACCCACTCGGTGGCCGCGGCCAGCGGCGAGACGCCCTTCGGCTGCAGGGCCGCGCCGCGCAGGTCGGGCAGCGTGACCGGGAGCTGCTCGTCCGGCACCGGGACCTCGCCGCAGTCCGGGCAGTGGATGATCGGGATCGGCGTGCCCCAGAACCGCTGCCGCGACAGCAGCCAGTCGCGCAGGCGGTAGTTCACCGCGGCCCTGCCGGTGCCGCGCTCCTCCAGGACCTCGATGATCTTCTTGATCGCCTCGGTCTTCGTCAGCCCGTCCAGCGGGCCGGAGTTGACCAGCGTGCCCTCGCCGGGCGTGGCGATGCCGGTCTCGCCCGGATCGGCGAGGCCGGTGTGCACGACGACCTTGACCGGCAGGCCGAACTTCCGCGCGAAGTCGAGGTCGCGCTGGTCGTGCGCCGGCACCGCCATGATCGCGCCGTGGCCGTAGTCGGACAGCACGTAGTCGGCCGCCCAGACCGGGATGCGCTCCCCGTTGACCGGGTTGATCGCGTACGTGCCCAGGAAGACGCCGGTCTTCTCCTTCTCCGTGGACAGCCGCTCGATGTCGGAGAGCTTGGCGACCTCGGCGCGGTAGGCGGCCAGCGCCTCCGCCTGCTCGGGGGCGCAGATCTCCTCCGCCAGCGGGGCGTCCGCGGCCACGACGAAGAACGTCGCGCCGTACAGCGTGTCGGGGCGCGTGGTGTAGACGGTGACCGGCTCGTCGCGGCCCTCGATGCGGAACTGGACGTCGGCGCCGGTGGAGCGGCCGATCCAGTTGCGCTGCATGGTGAGGATGCGCTCGGGCCAGCCGCCCTCGATCTGCGCCATGTCGTCGAGCAGCCGGTCGGCGTAGTCAGTGATCTTGAAGTACCACTGCGTCAGCTCGCGGCGGATCACGTCGGCACCGCAGCGCTCGCACTTGCCCGCCACGACCTGCTCGTTGGCGAGCACGGTCTGGTCCTGCGGGCACCAGTTGACCAGGCCGCCCTTGCGGTAGGCCAGGCCCCGCTCGTAGAAGCGGGTGAACAGCCACTGGTTCCAGCGGTAGTACTCCGCGTCGCTGGTGTGCAGGCGTCGCGACCAGTCGAAGGAGATGGCGTAGCGCTTGAACGAGTTCGCCTGCGTCTCGATGTTCTTGTACGTCCACTCGGCGGGGTGGGCGTTGCGCTTGATGGCCGCGTTCTCGGCGGGCAGGCCGAAGGAGTCCCACCCGATCGGATGCAGGACGTTGTAGCCCTTCTGGAACCAGTAGCGCGCGACGACGTCGCCGATCGCGAAGACCTCGCCGTGCCCCATGTGGAGGTCGCCGGAGGGGTAGGGGAACATGTCGAGCATGTACTTGCGCGGCCTGGTGTCCGCGAGGTCCTCGACCGCCGCGAAGGGGTTCAGCTCCTCCCACCGCGGCAGCCACTTGGCCTGCAGCGCCTCCGGGTCGTACACCGGCTCGTCCACTTCCACTCCTCGCCAGGCGGCTGGAATCACACACAGATGATGGCGTCCGCCGGGGGCAGGTCCCTGCGTCACAGTCGAGGCAGCCCCGTCTCCGCGCTCTCGCGCTCCGAGGCGGCTGCCCGCTCAGCGGGGTGGCGGCACGCATGTCAAGCGTAGCGCAGACCACAACCGGGTCGCCGATCGATCTTGCGGGCTGACCTCGCGTGTCAGAGCGCGATACACGATGGTGATAGTTCCGTTGTGGGCTCTTATGTCCATTCCCCTACTGTGCTTCTGTGGCCAACTCATTTCCGCCCGCGGATTTGCCGATGCAGGACCCGCCCACCGACCCCACAGGTGAGCAGTTCCGAGAGGCATTCCGCGGTTTCGCTGCGGCAGCCCCCGGCTCGCATGAGATCATGCCAGGCACCCCCAATTCGGGCATGATCTCGGGAGGTACCGTGCCCACGGACCGCAGCGAACACCAGCGGGAGCCGTCGTGGCCGGAGATCCCGCCTGCCTGGCCCGAGGCGCCACCTCCGTCCTCGTCATCCTTCACCCCGACCGTCAGGTCGTTCGTCGAGGGGACGCCGGGGACGCCCCAGCAGTCCGCGGACGCGACCGCGACCATGGCGGGGGGCCCGCTTCCGGGCGCGGCTCCGGAGCGGTCCTACCCCGCCTTCACCCGGGACGGCTACAGCGGCTCGGGGGGCGCCGGAGGCACGGAGAACTTCCGCGGCGGGGAGAACTTCGGCCGTACGGAGAGATTCGGCGGCGCTGAAGGCTTCGGTGGCGCGGAGAGATTCGGGAGCGCGGAGAGATTCGG
This region includes:
- a CDS encoding vitamin B12-dependent ribonucleotide reductase — encoded protein: MTETVSGTVSGAGGRPGKRPRKGLKMKRIFTTPGVHPYDEVRWERRDVVMTNWRDGSVNFEQHGVEFPDFWSVNAANIVTTKYFRGAVGTPQRESSLKQLVDRVVGVYTRTGVENGYFASDEDAEIFDHELKHALIHQVFSFNSPVWFNVGTRSPQQVSACFILAVDDTMESILDWYKEEGVIFKGGSGSGVNLSRIRSSKELLSSGGTASGPVSFMRGADASAGTIKSGGATRRAAKMVVLDVDHPDIEEFIETKAREEDKIRALRDAGFDMDLGGKDIVSVQYQNANNSVRVSDEFMRAVEAGDKFGLRARLTGEVIEEVEARSLFRKMAQAAWECADPGLQYDDTINDWHTCPETGRITASNPCSEYVHLDNSSCNLASINLLKFLRDDDSFDVATFVKVTELIITAMDISITFADFPTQKIAETTRAYRQLGIGYANLGALLMATGHAYDSDGGRAIAAGITSLMTAVSYRRSAEIAGIVGPYDGYQRNAEPHKRVMRKHAAANDDLRTLGDMDKALHTEATRQWQECLKLGEKNGYRNAQASLLAPTGTIGLMMDCDTTGIEPDLALVKFKKLVGGGSMQIVNQTIPRALRRLGYPEEQVEAIVEYIAEHGHVVDAPGLRPEHYEVFDCAMGERAIAPMGHVRMMAAVQPFLSGAISKTVNLPESATVDDIEQVYLEGWKLGLKALAVYRDNCKVGQPLSVAKKTSEEAPAEAADKEPVVQVVEVARPTRRRMPNQRPSTTTRFTVGGAKGYMTASSYPDDGLGEVFLKMSKQGSTLAGVMDAFSVAISIGLQYGVPLDTYVQKFVNMRFEPAGMTDDPDVRMAQSVMDYIFRRLALDYLPYEDRAALGIFSASERAAQQRGEDPAALQDVDTAALAQSAPIESGQAPVEKAQPAPVEKAPAAPVAVPEPRRVGASLESHQGRTADAPLCMTCGTKMRPAGSCYVCEGCGSTSGCS
- the nrdR gene encoding transcriptional regulator NrdR gives rise to the protein MHCPFCRHPDTRVVDSRAAEDGAAIRRRRTCPECGRRFTTQETVLLMVSKRSGVTEPFSREKVIAGVRRACQGRPVSEDSLAQLGQRVEESIRGTGAAEIASHEVGLAILGPLRDLDEVAYLRFASVYRSFETLADFEAEIERLRAAHGTAAHGTGGEE
- the lexA gene encoding transcriptional repressor LexA, with the protein product MVSDRSEQANGVSDLAVRRRDSLGLTPRQRKILEVIRDSVQQRGYPPSMREIGEAVQLTSTSSVSHQLTALQRKGYLRRDPHRPRALEVRLPGEPVLWVDPDATSEEEPGFSRPTAAYVPLVGRIAAGGPILAEQSIEDVFALPKQLVGEGTLFLLQVSGDSMIEAAIADGDWVVVRQQPVADNGDIVAAMIDGEATVKTFKRKDGHVWLVPHNPNYEPIPGDEATVLGKVTAVLRKL
- a CDS encoding MalY/PatB family protein translates to MKLDSLSLDAARGRDGIKWAQAAPGVIPAWVADMDFPVPDVVTEAIARRAAKDLGYPAWLDTPTAGPLAEAFAERMETRHGWRADPAHVRSFTDLNQALQVLLHVLTEPGDAVALHVPAYDPFLTTITGMNRRLVPMPLTADGRFEVPGEPVSVLLLVNPQNPSGRSFTREELEGVAAYADRHGTLVIADEIHADLTYAPKRHIPFATILPERTVTLTSASKAFNMGGLHCSVAHLGAKEARDALGRQPAHIFGAPSVLGVEATVAAWRHGDAWLEEVLAILDRNRRLVAERLPSVGYRVPEATYLAWLDFGVPGAAAFVEREARVRLNPGPMYGGGDTFARLNFATSAAILEEILSRIAAVLT